TAAATAGCGGTAAAAATTACCAGCAGACCATTGGAAAAACTCTTTCGGAATTTCAGGATATTGTTGTTGAATTCCATTTAAAGTGAGGGTCATAGATTTTGCCATTGTAATGTGATTGCCAGACATACTGCCCACAACTTTGCGGTATCCAACTAAAATGTCTGGCACTAGTCGAAATTGATAATATTGAGCTAGGCGGAGATATAATTCCCAGTCTTCGCAACCTTGGGCGTTTTGTCGTTTTAAATTGCAGTTATAATAACCAACTTTTTCTAAACAGGTACGACGAATTAAAGGAGTGCTAGCAGTATTAATTAAATTACAAAGGAGAAATGGGAAAAAAACATTACCTTCTACTATTGGAACAACGCATCGACGATAATTAATCAAATCTTCTTCATCAATTCCCACGGACCACGCATAAACTAAGCCAATAGAAGAGTTAGATTGTATAAAATATTCTATTTGTTTTTCTATTTTTTGAGGGTACCAAATGTCATCAGCATCTAATGGTGCAATATATTCTCCTTTAGCAGTTTTTATTCCTAAATTACGAGCGGCAGCTACGCCCTGATTAGATTGTTGTAATAGCATGACTCTGGCATCTTTTTCCATAAACTCTTTAACAATTTGTGGTGTTTGATCTTGAGAGCCATCATCAATTACAAAAATTTCTAGATGATTGTAAGTTTGTGTAATAACAGAATTTAAGGTTTTTTCAATAAACTTTTCTGCATTATACGCAGGAATAATCACTGAAACTAAGGGGGATTGATTCATGGTTTTTAATGAACAATAATTAGTTAGGTAAGAGCTGCTTGATAAACAGCTTTTATTTGAGGCGCGATCGCGCTCCAGGTATAATGCTCTTTAACATAGTTCTGGCAGGCTTGGGCAGTGGGTAAGTGACGTTGACCCCCTAAAACTTCCTGAATCCCCTGAGCTAGTTGTTGGGGTTGATAACCTTCTAAAATTAAATCAGGACAGAAAGGTTGGAGAATCTCAGGAATTCCACCAATGGGAGTTCCTAATACAGGTGTACCTGTTGCTAAAGACTCCACGACAACTAACCCAAACCCTTCAAGAGCAACTGTCGGGACAACTGAGAGATCAGCCGCTCGGTAAGCCAAGGGTAACTCTTCATCAGCAAGATAACCTAACAGTTTCACATGATCCTGAAGGTTCATTTCTTCAATTTGGGCTTGCAAGGTTGATGTGAGTTCTCCCTTTCCAGCAATATAAAGCAGAACCTCGGGGTAGTGATGGCGCACTTGATCTATAGCAGTAATCAGGTTATCTAACCCCATGCGTTTTGATAAGCGACGGATACAAAAAAGGATCGCGCGATCGCGCTTCCAACCTAGTTTTTCCTGCGCCTCTTCTTGGGAGAAAGAACAATCAAAACGATTCAAATCAACACCGCCAGGAATAATCTGTATGCGTTCCCGAGGAATGTGATATTCCTGCTGTAAGATATTACAGAAGGTGTGAGAAAGAACAATAAATTGCGCCGTTCGCTGATAAACCCTTTGTTCTAGTGCCTTTTTTGCCCAGTTAACTAACGGTTTCCGTCGTTCAATCCGACTTTCTAAAGCCCAGGGGCCATGAAAATGAGTCACTAAAGCGCGATCGTGCAACTGATCCAATATGGGAAAGGTATATAAGGCAAAATGTGACACCACTAGATACTCATCTTCTTCCTCCAAGATCTGATAAGCTGACTTTCTAATTCCTTGCCAGCGTTGAAGTATATGAGAATCCCGAGGTGCAAAGACTTGAACTGGTTCATCCTTCAGTAAGGAAGACCCCATGACCAATCCTTGAACACCTACAC
This window of the Euhalothece natronophila Z-M001 genome carries:
- a CDS encoding glycosyltransferase family 4 protein, whose amino-acid sequence is MNIKTLQIGMGWFPEEAGGLNRYYYNCFHALSQAGVGVQGLVMGSSLLKDEPVQVFAPRDSHILQRWQGIRKSAYQILEEEDEYLVVSHFALYTFPILDQLHDRALVTHFHGPWALESRIERRKPLVNWAKKALEQRVYQRTAQFIVLSHTFCNILQQEYHIPRERIQIIPGGVDLNRFDCSFSQEEAQEKLGWKRDRAILFCIRRLSKRMGLDNLITAIDQVRHHYPEVLLYIAGKGELTSTLQAQIEEMNLQDHVKLLGYLADEELPLAYRAADLSVVPTVALEGFGLVVVESLATGTPVLGTPIGGIPEILQPFCPDLILEGYQPQQLAQGIQEVLGGQRHLPTAQACQNYVKEHYTWSAIAPQIKAVYQAALT
- a CDS encoding glycosyltransferase family 2 protein, which gives rise to MNQSPLVSVIIPAYNAEKFIEKTLNSVITQTYNHLEIFVIDDGSQDQTPQIVKEFMEKDARVMLLQQSNQGVAAARNLGIKTAKGEYIAPLDADDIWYPQKIEKQIEYFIQSNSSIGLVYAWSVGIDEEDLINYRRCVVPIVEGNVFFPFLLCNLINTASTPLIRRTCLEKVGYYNCNLKRQNAQGCEDWELYLRLAQYYQFRLVPDILVGYRKVVGSMSGNHITMAKSMTLTLNGIQQQYPEIPKEFFQWSAGNFYRYLAGQSQGSDHHDKTLFWLYKALEADSANYLDHKLYLRMLISLLKLFAHPVTSLIWPNHLAWEKFRKKIIFQRVINFDQIQIETEPFKKNQLNLYQRIKRRRWLKVIGMSHQNFLIFLADNKTNRPSDFNIFGN